The proteins below come from a single Stomoxys calcitrans chromosome 1, idStoCalc2.1, whole genome shotgun sequence genomic window:
- the LOC106095227 gene encoding uncharacterized abhydrolase domain-containing protein DDB_G0269086, whose translation MRTSVTFVLALCAVTINASVVPLGLSPPGHYVVLPHYDPHAEVAAHNKAKAALVAAEAAQAQAHAVNLQVAKASEAVKQQAEAVSAQVAKAAQAVQAHVEAVNAQAKSVAVAATDAAAVANSKAAVNQHEAAQAAAAVNAQADAVNAQAAHASETVQLEAESVKAAFEKASGSVQVQVNAVNAQAKAAAEAAANAANLAKAQAAANAQDAREAAAVANVQAEAVNSQVAKAAEAVLHEAAAVHAQVAKASETVQAHVEAVNAKAQAAAEAAAAAASVANHAAAKATLVHKPAPVWPDPHHVNVLHW comes from the exons ATGAGAACATCAGTG ACTTTCGTTTTGGCCCTGTGCGCTGTGACCATCAACGCCAGTGTAGTTCCTTTAGGACTCTCTCCACCTGGGCATTACGTCGTTTTACCCCACTATGATCCTCATGCAGAAGTCGCTGCACATAACAAGGCCAAAGCTGCTTTAGTGGCCGCTGAAGCTGCCCAGGCCCAAGCACATGCTGTAAATCTTCAAGTTGCTAAAGCCTCTGAAGCTGTAAAGCAACAAGCCGAGGCTGTCAGTGCCCAAGTAGCCAAGGCAGCTCAGGCTGTTCAGGCTCATGTTGAAGCCGTTAATGCTCAAGCTAAGTCTGTGGCTGTAGCTGCCACTGATGCCGCCGCCGTAGCCAATTCCAAAGCTGCTGTCAATCAACACGAAGCTGCTCAAGCTGCCGCTGCTGTAAATGCCCAAGCTGATGCTGTAAATGCCCAAGCTGCCCATGCTAGTGAAACTGTTCAGCTTGAGGCTGAATCTGTTAAAGCAGCATTTGAGAAAGCTTCCGGCTCAGTGCAGGTTCAAGTTAACGCCGTCAATGCTCAAGCAAAAGCAGCCGCCGAAGCTGCAGCCAATGCGGCTAATCTTGCCAAAGCCCAGGCCGCCGCCAATGCACAAGATGCCCGTGAAGCGGCTGCCGTCGCCAATGTTCAAGCCGAAGCTGTAAATTCCCAAGTAGCCAAGGCCGCTGAAGCTGTTCTCCATGAAGCCGCAGCAGTGCATGCTCAGGTTGCTAAGGCCTCGGAGACTGTTCAGGCTCATGTTGAAGCTGTCAACGCTAAGGCACAGGCTGCTGCTGAAGCTGCCGCAGCAGCTGCTTCTGTTGCCAATCACGCTGCCGCTAAAGCTACTCTTGTTCACAAGCCAGCTCCAGTTTGGCCGGATCCCCATCATGTCAATGTGCT ACACTGGTAA